In the genome of Deinococcus planocerae, the window CTCCTCCGGGCGTCGAGGGCGGCCACCACGAAGCCCGCGATCAGGAGCGCGCCCCCCACGGGCGTGACCGCGCCCAGCCAGCGCAGCCCGGTCAGCGAGAGGACGTACAGGGTGCCGCTGAAGATCACGGCGCCCGCGAGCAGAAGGCCCGGCGCACGCCGCTGCCCGGACTGGAGCCCGAGGGCGATGAGGGCCAGGGCCGCGTACATCTGGTAACGCACGCCCGTCTCGAAATTGGCGAGGGCGCCGGGGCCGAGCCGCTCGCGCAGGGCGTGGGCGCCGAACGCCCCGAGGGCCACGCCGATGGCCGCGAGGAGCGCGCCCGCGGCGGTGGGGTTGAGGCTTCGCATGGGCCGAGGCTACGCGGGGGGCGGGTGGGAGTTTGTCCCCACCGCCCCCCGCGCTTGGCCCGGGTCCGGGTTCAGGGGGTCAGGGCGCCCGGGGTGTTCAGGAGGGCCCGTTCCCAGACGGCGGCGAGTTTGCTGTACCCGCCCGCGTTGGGGTGAACCCCGTCGGCGAGGTCGGCGGGCGTGAGCGCCGCCCCCGCGTCCACGAAGGTGACCTTCTTGCCCTGATCGGCCCGGCTTTGCACGACGCCGGGCAGGGCCGCGTTGAACTGCTGGCCCCGGGCGTTGTGGGTGGCGTCGCGCATGGGCGGGATGGACGCGACCAGAATCCGGGCGTCCGGGCGGCGGGCCGTGATCTCGTCGAGCAGGGCGCCCAGCCGGGCCGGGGCGCCTCCCACGTCGTACCCCTGGATCATGTCGTTCGTGCCGGCCATCAGCAGCACCGTGCTGGGCTGGTGCCTGTCGAGCCAGCCGTCTACCTGTGCCGCGAGCTCGTCGATGCGCCAGCCGCTGCGGCCCTCGTGGTGCGGGTCTGCCAGCTCCGCGGGGCCGTTGCTGAGCGAGCCCACGAAATCGAGCCCGGGCACCTGCGCCGAGAGCTTCTCGAACAGCTCAATGCGGTACCCGCCCGGGATGTTGTACCCGTCGGTGATAGAGTCGCCCAGCGGCATGAGGTGCACGGCGCCCGCAGAGGGGGTCGGGGGAGCGGTGACGGCTGCCCCCGGCCCCCCGCACCCGCTGAGAAACAGACTGAGGGCCAACAAGGCTGAACCGGCGGCGGCCCGAGAAGACCGGCGCCCAAACGAAATCGGCATGGGAACGCTCCTGTGGGGTGAATGAACCTCCCACCGGGACGCTGCCCCGGCGGTCGAGGACCGAATCACGTTGAACGACTCAACGCGTGGACATTAACCCGCCCCCCCTTGAGATGCAATGTTTTGCGCAACTGACCGCATTCCCACCTTTGCCGCGTGCCTCCACGGTGCTCGGAGGCAGAGCAGAAGAGCGCCTCTGACAGGACGCTTTCCTAAGCTCTTCGGTAGAGTTGGGCTGTCTAGACGAAAGCGCCATGTGTCGGTCCGCCCGAACAGGGACTTCCGGGGGTGAGCCAGTTCACGTGGGCTGGTCGCCCGCTTCCGGCGCGGAAGTGGGACGGGGGGGAGGCGTGGCTGGAAAGTGCGGGGGAATTGTGGGAATTGGTGGTAATTCGTGGGTGAGGCTGTTACACTCCGCGCACAGCCCAGAAATTGCGTCCACAGCGCGGGAATGGGCTGTCACACCTGTGAAGTTTCCGGCGCGGGCCGGTGGGTCGCGGGTGGGAACCGAGGAGACTTTGCCGTTTGGAGAGTACCCCTACACCATCGACGACAAGGGGCGCGTGGTCATGCCGCCGCCCTTTCGGGAGTTCGTCGAGGACGGGATGGTGCTCACGCGCGGCATGGAGGGCTGTCTCTACGTCTTTCCGCTGGCGAGCTGGCGGCGGGTCGAGGAGCAGCTCGAGGGTCTTCCGCTCACGGACGCGGCGTCGCGGGCGTTCGTGCGCTTTTTCTACTCCGGCGCGAACAAGGCGCGGCTCGACAACCAAAGCCGCGTGTCGGTGCCGCAGACGCTGCGCGCCTTTGCCGCGCTGGAGAGCGACGTGATCGTGGCGGGCGCCCCCGGACGCCTGGAACTGTGGAACCCGGCCCGCTGGGAGGCCGCCATCCAGGCCGTCCAGAGTGACCCGCCCCAACCCGACCTTCTCGCCAACTTCGTGGCGTGACCAACATGAATATTGCCCCAGGCGTCCCCACCCCAGGCTCCCTCTCCCACACCCCCGTCCTCGCCGCCGAAGTCGTCGAAGCCCTCGCTCCCGCCCCGGGCCGGGTGATCGTGGACGGCACCCTCGGCGGCGCCGGGCACACCCGCCTGCTGCTGGAGGCGGGCGCGCGCGTCATCGGCATCGACCAGGACCCCTACGCGCTGGGCCGCGCCCGCGCCGAGAACCTCCCCGGCCTCACCCTCGTGGAGGGCAACTACCGCGACATGCAGGACCTCCTCGCCCCCCTCGGCGTGACGCGGGTGGACGGCGTGCTCCTCGACATCGGCGTGAGCAGCTTCCAGCTCGACGACGTGGGGCGGGGATTTTCGTATCACACCGAGGCCCCCCTCGACATGCGGATGAGCCAGGCGGGCGAGAGCGCCGCCGACGTGGTGAACACGTCCCCGGAAGAGGACCTCGCCGCGATCATCTACGAGTACGGCGAGGAGCGTCACTCGCGCCGCATCGCCCGCGCCATCGTGCAGGCGCGCGGGGAGAGTCCCATCGAGACCACCGTGCGCCTCGCGGAGATCGTCAAGCGGGCCTACCCGGGCTACTCGAAGGGCATCCACCCCGCGCGGCGGACCTTCCAGGCGCTGCGGATTCACGTCAACGACGAGCTGGGCGCCCTGCGGGGCGGGCTGTCGGCGGCGGAGGCCCTCCTCACGCCGGGTGGGCGGCTCGCCGTGATCTCCTTCCACTCGCTCGAGGACCGCATCGTGAAACGCTTCCTACGGGGCAGTTCCACCCTGGTCCCGCTGACGAAGCGGCCCGTGGAGGCCTCCGGGGAAGAGCAGGCCCGCAACTCCCGCTCCCGCAGCGCCAAGCTCCGCGGGGCCGAGAAGCGGGCCCCGGGGGAGGTGGCCGCGTGACCGCCCGGCTCGACCTCAGCGCCGCGACGTGGCGGGCGCGCGCGATCCGTTACGTGGCGATCTACCTGCTGCTCGCGCTCGCCCTGGTCGCCGCGCGCTACTTCACCCAGGATGTGCGCCCGGACCTGCGCGCCGCCCAGGAACGCGAGGCGGCCCTGACCACCGAGCGCGACGAACTCGAACTGCGGGTGCAGGCCCTGAGTACTCCCCAGCGCGTGCGCGACTGGGCTTTTGCCAACGGGATGCGCCGCTTCGCCGAGGCGCCCAAGACGACCGCCGAACTGACCGGGGTGCCCGCCCCCCGGCCCCTGTCTGCCCGGACGACCGTGGAGGTGACGACCGCATGGAGGTAAAGATCCGCTCCCGCTCCCGCCTGATGCAGCTCATCGCGCTGGTGATGTTCCTGACCCTCGTGTGGGCCTACGCGCAGCTCGAATGGGGTGTTCCGCAGGGGGTGAAAAAGACCGCCGTGCAGTCGCGCGGCACGATCACCGCCTCCGACGGCTCCGTCCTCGCCCGCAGCGTGAACGGCAAGCGCGTGTACCCCCAGGGCAAGCTCGCCGGGCAGGTCGTCGGGATGCTGGGCACCACCGAAGGGCTCGAGGGGCTGGAGTACGCCTACAACCGCCGTCTGGCGGCGGGCGAGGACTTGCGGCTCACCCTCGACCCCGGCATTCAGGCCGCCGCCGAGACGGCGCTGGCGACCGCCATTCCCAAGCACCAGGCCGAGTACGGCTCGGTGGTCGTGCTCGAAACCCGCACGGGCCGGGTGCTCGCCGCCGCGAGCTACCCCTCCTTCGACCCCAACCGCTGGCGCGAGTACAGCGGGGACGACCGCCGCAACCGCCCCTTTCTCGACGTGTACGAGCCGGGCTCAACGATCAAGGGGCTGATCGTGGCCGCCGCCCTGAACGAGGGCCTGACCACCCCGAACACGAAGTACGAGACGCCCATGCACCGCTTCGTGGGGGGCCGCTGGGGCAGCACGATCCGCGACGCCGTGGATCACCCGGGGGAGCTGACGACCCGGCAGGTGCTGCGCTACAGCAGCAACGTGGGCATGAGCCACATCGTCGAGCGTTTTCCCGCGGGGAAGATGCGCGCCTACCTGGGCCGCTACGGCTTCGGGACGGACGTGAGCATTCCCACCGTCATGACGAGCACGGGCAGGCTCCAGCCCCTGCGCAAGTGGGACGACCTCGTGCGCGCCACGAACGCCTTCGGGCAGGGCATGAGCGGCACCACCCTGCAACTCGCCGCCGCCTACAACGCGGTCGCCAACGACGGCCTGTACGTCTCGCCCCGGCTGGTCGAGGGCGAGCCCGCAGGCGAGCGCCGCGAGGTCCTGCGCCCCGGGACCGCCCGCACCACCCGCGCCATGCTCCAGTCCGTCATCGAGGAGGGCATTCCCCACCAGGCGGGCCTCAAGGGCTACGCGCTC includes:
- a CDS encoding DUF423 domain-containing protein, whose product is MRSLNPTAAGALLAAIGVALGAFGAHALRERLGPGALANFETGVRYQMYAALALIALGLQSGQRRAPGLLLAGAVIFSGTLYVLSLTGLRWLGAVTPVGGALLIAGFVVAALDARRR
- a CDS encoding SGNH/GDSL hydrolase family protein; this encodes MPLGDSITDGYNIPGGYRIELFEKLSAQVPGLDFVGSLSNGPAELADPHHEGRSGWRIDELAAQVDGWLDRHQPSTVLLMAGTNDMIQGYDVGGAPARLGALLDEITARRPDARILVASIPPMRDATHNARGQQFNAALPGVVQSRADQGKKVTFVDAGAALTPADLADGVHPNAGGYSKLAAVWERALLNTPGALTP
- the mraZ gene encoding division/cell wall cluster transcriptional repressor MraZ, which codes for MPFGEYPYTIDDKGRVVMPPPFREFVEDGMVLTRGMEGCLYVFPLASWRRVEEQLEGLPLTDAASRAFVRFFYSGANKARLDNQSRVSVPQTLRAFAALESDVIVAGAPGRLELWNPARWEAAIQAVQSDPPQPDLLANFVA
- the rsmH gene encoding 16S rRNA (cytosine(1402)-N(4))-methyltransferase RsmH, giving the protein MNIAPGVPTPGSLSHTPVLAAEVVEALAPAPGRVIVDGTLGGAGHTRLLLEAGARVIGIDQDPYALGRARAENLPGLTLVEGNYRDMQDLLAPLGVTRVDGVLLDIGVSSFQLDDVGRGFSYHTEAPLDMRMSQAGESAADVVNTSPEEDLAAIIYEYGEERHSRRIARAIVQARGESPIETTVRLAEIVKRAYPGYSKGIHPARRTFQALRIHVNDELGALRGGLSAAEALLTPGGRLAVISFHSLEDRIVKRFLRGSSTLVPLTKRPVEASGEEQARNSRSRSAKLRGAEKRAPGEVAA
- a CDS encoding peptidoglycan D,D-transpeptidase FtsI family protein, with amino-acid sequence MEVKIRSRSRLMQLIALVMFLTLVWAYAQLEWGVPQGVKKTAVQSRGTITASDGSVLARSVNGKRVYPQGKLAGQVVGMLGTTEGLEGLEYAYNRRLAAGEDLRLTLDPGIQAAAETALATAIPKHQAEYGSVVVLETRTGRVLAAASYPSFDPNRWREYSGDDRRNRPFLDVYEPGSTIKGLIVAAALNEGLTTPNTKYETPMHRFVGGRWGSTIRDAVDHPGELTTRQVLRYSSNVGMSHIVERFPAGKMRAYLGRYGFGTDVSIPTVMTSTGRLQPLRKWDDLVRATNAFGQGMSGTTLQLAAAYNAVANDGLYVSPRLVEGEPAGERREVLRPGTARTTRAMLQSVIEEGIPHQAGLKGYALAGKTGTAQVSEGAKGYAADIYDSVFAGFLPADAPRVTVAVMVHGARLDYHGSQLAAPIYREVASEVLSRWAAAPRPTPKKPEDQN